The Leadbettera azotonutricia ZAS-9 genome has a window encoding:
- the rpiA gene encoding ribose-5-phosphate isomerase RpiA: MDQKEIKEMVGKAAVEALVRSGMKLGLGTGSTAIPAVRHIGSLMQQGKLKNILAVPTSFQTSIECEKWGIPLYTLNSKDIGGELDLTIDGADEVDPQNYCVKGGGGALLVEKIVAYASRAYCIVVDEGKLVNNLGLKFPVPIEVIAEARIPVTRSLEKLGAEATLREALRKAGPVITEHGHLLLDILFKDPVDPKKLEAELNRIPGVVENGFFTGPSGRELRPQVFVGRSDGKLEIRK; encoded by the coding sequence ATGGATCAGAAAGAGATAAAAGAGATGGTAGGGAAAGCAGCGGTAGAAGCCCTGGTAAGAAGCGGCATGAAGCTCGGCCTGGGGACAGGTTCCACTGCCATTCCTGCAGTCCGCCACATAGGGAGCCTTATGCAGCAGGGGAAGCTGAAAAACATATTGGCAGTGCCTACGAGCTTTCAGACCAGCATAGAATGCGAAAAATGGGGCATACCCCTTTACACCCTCAATTCAAAGGATATAGGCGGCGAACTCGATTTGACCATTGACGGCGCTGACGAGGTAGATCCGCAGAATTACTGCGTCAAGGGTGGAGGCGGTGCATTGCTGGTGGAAAAAATCGTTGCTTACGCCTCCCGGGCTTACTGCATTGTGGTGGATGAAGGAAAGCTTGTAAATAACCTGGGCCTCAAATTCCCTGTGCCAATCGAAGTGATAGCCGAAGCCCGCATCCCTGTTACCCGCTCCCTTGAGAAGCTGGGGGCGGAAGCAACACTGCGGGAAGCACTGCGTAAAGCAGGGCCTGTGATTACCGAACATGGCCACCTGCTTCTGGATATCCTGTTCAAAGATCCTGTGGATCCGAAAAAACTGGAAGCAGAGCTTAACAGGATACCCGGGGTTGTAGAGAATGGTTTTTTCACCGGCCCGTCAGGGCGTGAATTAAGGCCGCAGGTTTTTGTGGGCCGCAGCGATGGTAAATTGGAGATTAGAAAATAA
- a CDS encoding ABC transporter ATP-binding protein: MADYEDFDYNKPMSLSIWKKMLPFILPQKKYLVRCASLMLCAAAIDVVLPLLLGYAIKHNIEPRSAQGAWKLIAVAIILPLVQGFIVRFFVAFGIRAEVGISRALRNSVFFHLQKLSLSYYNKTPVGYMMARTNSDTGRIGDLVAWGLIDFSWSAFYCVGVVISMFMVHWQLALIVCATIPPLALLTAIFQKKILKVNRIVRKLNSKMTGAMNEGITGARTVKVLVTEKQSLGEYMGITGDYRRHANHLASLRSIFIPLVLFIGSLATAIVLGYGGYEIVFLGADLSILAIFLQYAGGFFDPIQNIANILTDFVSTQANVERVSGLLEQVPGIIDTPEVIEKYGDTFNPKKENWEPVSGDVEFRDVTFRYPDGTENVLEHFDLQVKAGTYVAIVGETGAGKSTLVNLVCRFFEPTTGAILVDGRDYRERSQIWLHSALGYVLQSPHLFTGTIRDNIRYGRLESSDAEVEVAAKIVHADSVIAKLENGFDTEVGEGGDRLSTGEKQLISFARAVLADPRIFILDEATSSVDTEMEMLLQNAIHHLLEGRTSFVIAHRLSTIRGADIILVVHNGKIIERGTHKELMRAKGHYHDLYTRQFEEEAEEEVLRDHPGI, encoded by the coding sequence ATGGCCGATTACGAAGATTTTGATTATAATAAGCCCATGTCATTGAGCATTTGGAAAAAAATGCTCCCCTTCATTTTGCCCCAAAAAAAATATCTTGTGCGCTGTGCGTCTCTTATGCTCTGCGCTGCAGCAATAGACGTAGTGCTGCCTTTGCTTTTGGGTTATGCAATTAAGCATAATATAGAACCCCGCAGTGCCCAAGGGGCATGGAAGCTTATTGCTGTAGCAATAATTCTGCCTCTGGTCCAGGGCTTTATTGTGCGCTTCTTTGTGGCTTTCGGCATTAGGGCGGAGGTTGGCATAAGCAGGGCATTGAGGAATTCGGTTTTCTTTCATCTTCAGAAGCTGAGCCTTTCCTATTACAACAAGACCCCTGTAGGCTACATGATGGCCCGTACCAATTCCGACACAGGGCGCATAGGCGATCTTGTTGCCTGGGGTCTCATTGATTTTTCGTGGTCTGCTTTTTATTGTGTCGGGGTTGTTATCTCCATGTTTATGGTGCACTGGCAGCTTGCACTCATAGTCTGCGCCACCATCCCGCCCTTGGCTCTCCTCACTGCTATTTTTCAAAAAAAAATCCTTAAGGTAAACCGCATCGTTCGCAAACTCAATTCCAAAATGACAGGGGCCATGAACGAGGGTATCACCGGGGCAAGGACAGTAAAAGTGCTGGTAACAGAAAAGCAGAGCCTTGGCGAATACATGGGTATAACAGGCGATTACCGCCGCCATGCCAACCATCTGGCTTCACTGCGTTCCATCTTTATACCATTGGTGCTTTTCATTGGTTCTCTTGCAACTGCAATAGTGCTGGGGTACGGCGGCTATGAGATTGTCTTTCTTGGGGCTGACTTGAGCATACTGGCAATTTTCCTTCAATACGCGGGGGGCTTCTTCGACCCCATACAGAACATTGCCAATATACTCACCGACTTTGTCTCTACCCAGGCCAACGTGGAAAGGGTGAGCGGCCTTTTGGAACAGGTGCCAGGCATCATCGATACGCCCGAAGTAATAGAAAAATACGGCGATACCTTTAACCCTAAAAAGGAAAATTGGGAGCCTGTTTCGGGGGATGTGGAATTCAGGGATGTTACCTTCCGCTATCCTGACGGCACGGAAAATGTCCTTGAACACTTTGACCTCCAGGTGAAGGCCGGAACCTATGTCGCCATAGTAGGTGAAACCGGCGCAGGAAAATCCACACTGGTGAACCTGGTTTGCCGCTTCTTCGAGCCTACCACAGGCGCCATACTTGTGGATGGCCGGGACTACCGCGAACGGAGCCAGATCTGGCTTCATAGTGCCTTGGGCTATGTGCTTCAAAGCCCCCATCTCTTTACAGGCACTATCAGGGACAATATACGATACGGCAGGCTTGAGTCCTCTGATGCGGAAGTGGAAGTGGCTGCCAAAATTGTCCATGCTGATTCGGTAATTGCAAAACTGGAAAACGGCTTTGACACAGAAGTAGGCGAGGGGGGCGACAGGCTCTCCACAGGCGAGAAGCAACTCATCTCCTTTGCCAGGGCAGTCCTGGCTGACCCCAGGATTTTCATCCTGGACGAAGCTACAAGCTCAGTGGATACGGAGATGGAAATGCTCCTCCAGAATGCCATTCACCATCTCCTTGAGGGCCGTACAAGTTTCGTCATTGCCCACCGCCTCTCTACTATTAGAGGCGCCGATATCATCCTTGTAGTGCACAATGGCAAAATCATAGAACGGGGGACCCATAAGGAACTTATGCGCGCAAAGGGCCATTACCACGATCTTTATACACGCCAGTTTGAGGAAGAAGCCGAGGAAGAAGTGCTGAGGGATCATCCCGGGATATAA
- a CDS encoding ABC transporter ATP-binding protein, which translates to MELPWKKSRPAMIAAAAEDRRFSFFLCCLTTFTTVAFSFVSPQIIRYTIDSVIGSSPLQAPAFVLQLVDSLGGTAFLKQNIWICAVLTLGAALLSGLSNVVRRYTSIELGETIAWRLRNSLYGHIQKLPYDWHVSCHTGDIIQRCTSDVDTIRNFIQNHLSELMRTFCVFVLALIMMFSMDVFMSLVALILIPFILLFSVIFFKGVEKQFAKADAAEGVMQSCAQENYTGVRVVRAFGREAYEMDRFSERTRTYADIWSHIGKLLGVFWGAGDMMSGFQLAIIVSAGIYRSVKGDLTPGTFLAFYTYCNWMIWPVRQLGRILSEFSKTLVSAGRVRDVLQNESETDPPDALNPGIKGEISFNNVTFAYGKGEPVLKNISFTVKPGKTLAILGSTGSGKSTLVHLISRLYDVPDGSGSITIDGIDIRRISRSSLRRNIGLCLQEPFLFSKTIRENIASIKPEMDIGEIKSAAAVAHVDDTIEEFAEGYETVIGERGVTLSGGQKQRVAIARMLASNPPVMIFDDSLSAVDTETDAKIRSALRKRVKEAAVIIISHRISSLMQADEILVLKDGTVEEIGSHQELLARQGSYRRIFDIQSGNREDF; encoded by the coding sequence ATGGAATTGCCCTGGAAAAAAAGCCGCCCCGCCATGATAGCGGCGGCGGCGGAAGACAGGCGTTTTAGCTTTTTTCTCTGCTGCCTTACAACTTTTACAACTGTAGCCTTCTCTTTTGTGTCCCCCCAGATTATACGCTACACAATCGATTCGGTGATTGGATCCTCCCCGCTTCAAGCTCCTGCCTTTGTGCTGCAGCTTGTGGACAGCCTCGGCGGTACCGCCTTCTTAAAGCAAAATATCTGGATCTGTGCGGTGCTTACCCTTGGGGCGGCCTTGCTGTCAGGGCTTTCCAATGTGGTAAGGCGTTATACCAGCATCGAATTGGGCGAAACCATTGCCTGGCGGCTCCGGAACAGCCTCTATGGCCATATACAAAAGCTGCCCTATGACTGGCATGTAAGCTGCCACACAGGCGACATCATTCAGCGCTGTACCTCGGATGTGGATACTATACGCAACTTTATCCAGAACCATTTAAGCGAGTTGATGCGCACTTTTTGCGTATTTGTACTTGCCCTGATTATGATGTTCTCCATGGATGTCTTCATGTCCCTGGTTGCCCTCATTCTCATCCCTTTCATATTGCTTTTTTCTGTCATCTTTTTTAAGGGAGTAGAAAAACAATTTGCCAAGGCCGATGCGGCGGAAGGCGTCATGCAGTCTTGCGCGCAGGAAAACTACACCGGCGTCAGGGTTGTACGGGCTTTTGGCAGGGAAGCTTACGAGATGGACCGCTTTTCGGAACGGACCAGGACTTATGCCGATATCTGGTCGCATATCGGAAAACTCCTTGGGGTGTTCTGGGGTGCGGGAGACATGATGAGCGGCTTCCAGCTGGCAATTATTGTAAGTGCCGGTATTTACCGCAGCGTTAAAGGGGATCTTACCCCTGGCACATTCCTTGCTTTTTATACCTATTGTAACTGGATGATCTGGCCAGTGCGCCAGCTGGGGCGCATACTTTCTGAATTTTCCAAGACCCTGGTTTCGGCAGGAAGGGTTCGGGATGTTTTGCAGAACGAAAGCGAAACCGATCCCCCTGATGCGCTTAACCCCGGGATAAAAGGCGAAATCAGCTTTAACAATGTTACGTTTGCCTATGGAAAAGGCGAGCCGGTATTGAAGAACATCAGCTTTACTGTGAAGCCCGGAAAGACCCTTGCTATTTTGGGAAGCACCGGCTCGGGCAAATCGACATTGGTGCATCTTATTTCGAGGCTCTACGATGTGCCTGATGGGTCAGGCAGCATTACCATTGACGGCATTGATATACGCCGTATTTCAAGGAGCAGCTTGCGAAGAAATATAGGCCTCTGTCTTCAGGAGCCTTTCCTCTTTTCCAAAACCATTAGGGAAAATATTGCTTCGATAAAACCTGAAATGGATATCGGGGAAATCAAAAGCGCTGCTGCGGTGGCCCATGTGGACGACACTATTGAAGAATTCGCGGAGGGCTATGAAACGGTAATCGGCGAGAGGGGCGTGACCTTGTCGGGGGGGCAGAAACAGCGGGTTGCCATTGCGCGCATGCTGGCATCCAATCCCCCGGTGATGATATTCGACGACAGTCTTTCCGCAGTGGATACTGAAACTGACGCAAAAATACGCTCTGCATTGCGAAAACGTGTAAAAGAGGCCGCAGTGATAATCATTTCCCACCGTATTTCAAGCCTCATGCAGGCCGATGAGATCCTGGTTCTCAAGGATGGGACAGTGGAGGAGATTGGCTCCCATCAGGAGCTTTTGGCCCGCCAGGGAAGTTACCGCCGTATCTTCGATATTCAAAGCGGCAATAGAGAGGATTTTTAA
- a CDS encoding DUF6062 family protein, whose amino-acid sequence MPVDKHINFFELQKAAEKPGCPLCRIVADRAERYIDNMLFEHVSDRVFRANHRAAGGFCDFHSRNLAAFRDGLAVAIMGRDILEDRIVAFEKHRPWKPKGQCPICVERDRIEEEYLSFLSNAGGGSSEELELQAAFEKSEGLCAPHYAGLCFTPKEKARNIPRWLKDFHEKKFNELLRRTSQFIEFSAYGRQEEFAKLSEKDQLVWKELALTLRGTAD is encoded by the coding sequence ATGCCAGTGGATAAACACATCAATTTTTTTGAACTTCAAAAGGCCGCGGAAAAACCCGGCTGTCCCCTTTGCAGGATTGTTGCCGACAGGGCTGAACGGTATATCGACAATATGCTTTTTGAGCACGTGTCGGATCGGGTTTTCAGGGCCAATCACCGGGCGGCGGGGGGTTTTTGCGATTTTCATTCCCGCAACCTTGCCGCATTCAGGGACGGCCTTGCAGTTGCAATCATGGGCCGGGATATTTTGGAGGATCGTATTGTCGCTTTTGAAAAACACAGGCCCTGGAAGCCCAAGGGGCAATGCCCTATCTGCGTTGAACGGGATAGAATTGAAGAAGAGTATTTGAGTTTCCTTTCCAATGCGGGGGGCGGCAGTTCCGAGGAATTGGAACTCCAGGCAGCTTTTGAAAAATCGGAAGGCCTTTGTGCCCCCCACTATGCGGGGCTGTGTTTCACCCCCAAAGAAAAAGCCCGGAATATACCCCGTTGGCTCAAAGACTTCCATGAAAAAAAATTCAATGAACTCTTAAGAAGGACCAGCCAGTTTATAGAATTTTCTGCCTATGGAAGGCAGGAGGAATTTGCCAAATTATCAGAAAAGGATCAGCTTGTATGGAAGGAGCTGGCTCTAACCCTTCGGGGAACGGCGGATTAA